A window of Leptotrichia wadei contains these coding sequences:
- a CDS encoding DUF1016 N-terminal domain-containing protein — protein sequence MSKIEKGIESSMVYLQIKELMENAKKQVFVKINNILVQTYWEIGKIIVEDEQKNKERAEYLIENKKI from the coding sequence ATGAGCAAAATTGAAAAAGGAATTGAGAGTAGTATGGTTTATTTGCAAATCAAAGAATTGATGGAAAATGCAAAGAAACAGGTGTTTGTAAAGATTAATAATATTCTTGTGCAGACTTATTGGGAAATTGGGAAAATTATTGTAGAAGATGAACAGAAAAATAAAGAGAGAGCGGAATATTTGATAGAAAATAAAAAAATATAA
- the cobM gene encoding precorrin-4 C(11)-methyltransferase, with translation MKKVYFIGAGPGDPELITVKGQKIVKEADVIIYAGSLVPKEVIDCHKDGAEIYNSASMNLDEVMEVMIKAQKKGKLVARVHTGDPSIFGAIREQMDILDEYGIEYEVIPGVSSFVAAAAAIKKEFTLPDVSQTIICTRLEGRTTVPETESLESLASHKCSMAIFLSVQMIDEVVKRLLKHYDKTTPIAIVQRATWEDQKIVMGTLENIAQKVKDEKITKTAQILVGNFMGDKYSKSKLYDKTFSHEFRRGVEE, from the coding sequence ATGAAAAAAGTATACTTCATAGGAGCAGGACCAGGAGATCCTGAATTGATTACAGTAAAAGGGCAAAAAATTGTAAAGGAAGCAGATGTAATAATTTATGCGGGGTCGTTGGTTCCAAAAGAGGTTATTGATTGTCATAAGGATGGAGCTGAAATTTATAATTCCGCTTCAATGAACTTGGACGAAGTGATGGAAGTTATGATAAAGGCACAGAAAAAAGGAAAACTGGTAGCAAGGGTTCATACTGGAGATCCAAGTATTTTTGGAGCAATAAGGGAACAAATGGATATTCTGGATGAATATGGGATTGAATATGAAGTAATTCCAGGAGTGAGTTCATTTGTAGCTGCCGCTGCTGCAATAAAAAAAGAATTTACCTTGCCTGATGTGAGTCAGACGATAATTTGTACAAGACTGGAAGGAAGAACAACTGTCCCTGAAACAGAGAGTCTTGAAAGCCTTGCTTCACATAAATGTTCGATGGCAATATTCCTATCTGTGCAAATGATTGATGAAGTTGTAAAAAGATTATTAAAGCATTATGATAAAACAACACCAATTGCAATTGTTCAAAGAGCAACTTGGGAAGATCAGAAAATTGTTATGGGAACATTGGAAAACATTGCTCAAAAAGTGAAAGATGAGAAAATTACGAAAACTGCACAAATTTTGGTTGGAAACTTTATGGGGGATAAATATTCTAAATCTAAACTTTATGATAAGACATTTTCGCATGAGTTTAGAAGAGGGGTTGAAGAATAA
- a CDS encoding glycerol transporter produces MVIEIFKEVKFMNKKYQNMIVIMASISSAIIGGRIIDEYGWVIGLITAAITGAIVVLLGKIILKFLKINR; encoded by the coding sequence ATGGTAATCGAAATTTTTAAGGAGGTAAAATTTATGAATAAGAAATATCAAAATATGATAGTTATAATGGCTTCAATATCGTCAGCCATAATTGGTGGTAGAATAATTGATGAATATGGATGGGTTATAGGTTTAATAACAGCTGCAATTACAGGTGCTATTGTTGTATTGCTTGGAAAAATTATATTAAAGTTTCTTAAAATTAACAGATAG
- the cobI gene encoding precorrin-2 C(20)-methyltransferase, which produces MKKGKFYGIGVGVGDPENITVKATKRLHEVDVIVLPEAKSGEGSTAFNIVKEYVKPDVEQLFLEFPMIKDVEARKVFRKNNADVISAELEKGKKVAFLTIGDPMTYSTYTYVLEHISDDVEIETIAGITSFNSIAARLNIPLMIGDEDLKVVSVNRKTDVYKEIENNQNLVLMKISRDFEKIKKAIIETGNKENAVIVSDCGKENEVFYWDIESVEKVPYFSTMILKKGGVKEWKRFLKTL; this is translated from the coding sequence ATGAAAAAAGGTAAATTTTACGGTATTGGTGTCGGAGTAGGAGATCCTGAAAATATAACTGTTAAAGCGACGAAAAGGTTGCATGAGGTAGATGTAATTGTACTGCCTGAGGCGAAAAGTGGAGAAGGAAGTACAGCTTTTAATATTGTAAAAGAGTATGTAAAGCCTGATGTGGAGCAGCTATTTTTGGAGTTTCCGATGATAAAAGATGTGGAAGCGAGAAAAGTTTTTAGAAAAAATAATGCGGATGTAATAAGTGCTGAATTGGAAAAAGGGAAAAAGGTAGCATTTTTAACGATAGGAGATCCGATGACTTATAGCACTTACACTTACGTCTTGGAACATATTTCAGATGATGTGGAAATTGAAACTATTGCGGGAATAACTTCATTTAACAGTATTGCGGCAAGGCTTAATATACCGCTAATGATTGGAGATGAAGATTTAAAAGTAGTTTCTGTCAATAGAAAGACTGATGTTTATAAAGAAATTGAAAATAATCAAAATTTAGTGTTAATGAAAATTAGCCGAGATTTTGAGAAAATAAAAAAAGCGATTATTGAAACTGGGAATAAAGAAAATGCTGTAATTGTTTCAGATTGCGGGAAAGAGAATGAAGTTTTTTATTGGGATATTGAGAGTGTAGAGAAGGTTCCTTATTTTTCGACAATGATATTGAAGAAGGGAGGAGTTAAGGAGTGGAAGAGATTTCTAAAAACACTTTAA
- a CDS encoding autotransporter domain-containing protein, which translates to MKKTLLLISLITVLSSCGGGGGGGGSSQTSQATPIPNPSRPSENPSQIPGNIGGKSNFNPSQNIGNSESNNNSSSGQSAGNSTTNNSSNSGQQSQVPIPNNFEKPANQGVMTGKGVQVAVLDEDFITNNETMKYYKRGQTFEKVKEDEFKGRLNSNYAVATGHSPSKNDHGLRVATILGGESGNGAKGATIHGVSLGTQSAGLIINVDRYKELHAKGVRIYNQSLGIPQEFSSTTYRKDLWESIKTVGNWTQDKMDQKVDELINFYKKAVNEGSLFVWAAGNYKADKTELTAVSVQSGLPIAIPSLQKGWIAVVGLEEQADGSAKDFPKHFAWAGESAAYWTISANGRCELPGCSSPGSSNAAPRVTATAAKVKERFPWMTGHEIQQTILTTATKINTLLIGNGDVSSRYGWGYLNEEKALKGPAQFDNILLVGKNASDNGLKGQFNANIGNSMTSIFENDIKGDGGLRKSGNGTLILTGNNSYAGDTTIDEGKLEIYGNNTSDITINSQGTLVTYPTAIINKKDGVPKSVYNNGGTFENRGSGAVITGNYIATAGSITKAEIGSKLIVNGTVNLNGESATLQTLSNGRYITAKPLSMTVIEAEKGVEGNFWKVETPELVNGTTEVKGNKLSVKLSRKNVLDYVKKIAGTDEMQENTAQNIETAFQTLDKKIENGTAENVSQFEKKAAKLQSLSSTARAAILDSLSGQIYASAQALTFGHSQTVNKDLSNRLVMLGTLDNVGDKFGLWVSGFGANGKLKQDGYGTGDTKVLGGQVGIDKQFGENLILGTALSYSKADVKFDRYGGKSDANNFGFSLYGRLGNKNNPLYLQGRLGAGFVDSDVERDIILGSNDYSQAKINHNDKVYSGYLETGYDIKNKNGDFVVTPFVGLTHDTVQRGSFSEKDSQFGLTAEKKTYNQTAALVGLRVGKSVNWNSGSKTTFQGYVTHQKAFKDEDLSFDARYTGLPGAKFKVKGIGLSKNKTWVGAGALTEVNKSFGWYVNYDGSIDSGKGKGSNNVYTTGVRINF; encoded by the coding sequence ATGAAAAAAACACTACTATTAATCAGTTTGATTACCGTGTTATCTAGCTGTGGCGGAGGTGGAGGTGGAGGCGGAAGTTCGCAGACATCTCAAGCAACCCCCATACCAAATCCAAGCAGGCCGTCGGAAAATCCATCTCAAATCCCTGGAAATATTGGTGGCAAAAGTAATTTTAATCCAAGTCAAAATATTGGAAATTCTGAATCAAATAATAATTCTAGCTCTGGACAAAGTGCTGGAAATTCCACAACAAACAACAGTTCTAATTCTGGACAACAAAGTCAAGTACCCATCCCAAATAATTTTGAAAAACCTGCAAATCAAGGTGTAATGACAGGAAAAGGCGTACAAGTTGCAGTTTTGGATGAGGATTTTATAACTAATAATGAAACAATGAAATATTACAAAAGAGGACAAACTTTTGAGAAAGTAAAAGAAGATGAATTTAAAGGAAGATTGAATTCAAATTATGCAGTTGCTACGGGTCATAGTCCAAGTAAAAATGATCACGGATTGAGAGTAGCTACAATACTTGGTGGTGAAAGTGGTAATGGAGCTAAAGGAGCAACAATACACGGAGTATCTTTGGGAACACAAAGTGCTGGATTAATTATAAATGTGGATAGATACAAAGAATTACATGCTAAAGGTGTAAGAATATACAATCAATCTCTTGGAATACCTCAAGAATTTTCTTCTACAACTTATAGAAAGGATTTATGGGAATCTATTAAAACTGTTGGAAATTGGACTCAAGATAAAATGGATCAAAAGGTAGATGAGTTAATAAATTTCTATAAAAAAGCTGTTAATGAAGGTTCACTATTTGTCTGGGCAGCTGGAAATTATAAAGCAGATAAAACTGAGCTTACAGCAGTGTCTGTTCAGTCGGGGTTACCAATAGCAATTCCTTCATTACAAAAAGGTTGGATAGCAGTGGTAGGTTTGGAAGAACAGGCTGATGGAAGTGCAAAAGATTTTCCAAAACATTTTGCGTGGGCAGGAGAAAGTGCAGCATATTGGACTATTTCTGCAAATGGACGTTGTGAATTGCCAGGTTGTTCTTCACCGGGTTCATCAAATGCAGCTCCAAGAGTTACAGCGACGGCAGCAAAAGTTAAAGAAAGATTTCCTTGGATGACAGGACACGAAATTCAGCAGACGATTTTAACAACTGCAACTAAAATAAATACATTATTAATCGGCAATGGTGATGTAAGTTCAAGATATGGATGGGGATATTTGAATGAAGAAAAAGCATTAAAAGGACCTGCTCAATTTGATAATATTCTTCTTGTTGGTAAAAACGCTTCAGATAACGGATTAAAAGGGCAATTTAACGCAAATATCGGAAATTCAATGACTTCTATTTTTGAAAATGATATTAAAGGTGATGGCGGATTAAGAAAATCTGGAAATGGAACATTGATTTTAACAGGGAATAATAGTTATGCTGGAGATACTACCATAGATGAAGGAAAATTAGAAATATATGGAAATAATACTTCTGATATAACAATAAATTCACAAGGGACACTAGTAACATATCCGACAGCTATAATAAACAAAAAAGATGGTGTTCCAAAAAGTGTTTACAATAATGGTGGAACTTTTGAAAACAGAGGTTCAGGAGCTGTTATAACAGGAAATTACATAGCAACAGCTGGTTCTATAACAAAAGCAGAAATAGGTTCTAAACTTATAGTTAATGGAACAGTGAATTTAAATGGAGAGAGTGCAACATTACAAACTTTAAGTAATGGAAGATATATTACAGCAAAACCGTTATCGATGACTGTGATTGAAGCAGAAAAAGGGGTTGAAGGTAATTTTTGGAAAGTGGAAACACCTGAATTGGTTAATGGTACAACTGAAGTAAAAGGAAATAAATTAAGTGTGAAATTGAGTAGAAAAAATGTGTTAGATTATGTGAAAAAAATAGCAGGAACTGACGAGATGCAAGAAAATACGGCGCAAAATATTGAAACAGCTTTTCAAACATTAGATAAAAAAATTGAGAACGGAACGGCGGAAAATGTTTCGCAGTTTGAGAAAAAAGCTGCAAAATTACAATCGCTTTCTTCTACAGCAAGAGCAGCAATTTTAGACAGTTTATCAGGACAAATTTACGCATCAGCTCAAGCGTTGACTTTTGGACATTCACAAACTGTAAATAAAGATTTATCCAATAGACTTGTAATGCTTGGAACACTTGACAATGTCGGGGATAAATTTGGACTTTGGGTATCAGGTTTTGGAGCAAATGGTAAACTAAAACAAGACGGATATGGAACAGGAGACACAAAAGTACTTGGTGGACAAGTTGGAATTGACAAACAATTTGGTGAAAATTTAATTTTAGGGACAGCGTTGTCTTATTCAAAAGCCGATGTTAAGTTTGACAGATACGGAGGAAAATCCGATGCAAATAATTTTGGTTTTTCGTTGTACGGAAGATTAGGCAATAAAAATAATCCATTATATTTGCAAGGTCGTTTGGGAGCAGGATTTGTTGACAGTGATGTTGAAAGGGACATCATTTTAGGTAGTAATGATTATTCTCAAGCAAAGATTAATCACAATGACAAAGTCTATTCAGGGTACTTGGAAACAGGATATGATATAAAAAATAAAAATGGAGATTTTGTCGTAACACCATTTGTTGGATTGACTCACGACACAGTTCAAAGAGGTTCGTTTTCTGAAAAAGATAGCCAATTTGGACTTACAGCGGAGAAAAAAACTTATAATCAAACCGCAGCATTAGTAGGACTTAGAGTCGGAAAATCTGTAAATTGGAATAGTGGAAGCAAAACGACTTTCCAGGGATATGTAACACACCAAAAAGCTTTTAAAGATGAGGATTTGAGCTTTGATGCAAGATATACAGGACTTCCAGGAGCAAAATTCAAAGTAAAAGGTATTGGACTTTCAAAAAATAAAACTTGGGTAGGAGCAGGTGCACTAACTGAAGTAAATAAAAGTTTTGGTTGGTATGTAAACTATGATGGTTCAATTGACAGTGGAAAAGGTAAAGGAAGTAACAATGTTTACACGACAGGAGTTAGAATTAATTTCTAA
- a CDS encoding cysteine peptidase family C39 domain-containing protein, whose product MFSIFKRYCCVLQKDEKDCGPACILTIAKQYNSNFSIAKLRQISGTDRNETNLAGMIKGLDYLGFDSKAVKEDKKIDNSVSFPIIAHIQTTNNFLHYVVVHDLYLF is encoded by the coding sequence ATTTTTTCGATATTTAAAAGATATTGTTGTGTTTTACAAAAGGATGAGAAGGATTGCGGACCTGCCTGTATATTAACAATAGCTAAGCAATATAATTCAAATTTTTCAATTGCCAAGTTACGGCAAATATCAGGAACAGATAGAAACGAAACTAATCTTGCAGGAATGATAAAAGGGCTGGATTATTTGGGATTTGATTCAAAGGCAGTGAAAGAGGATAAAAAAATTGATAATAGTGTGTCTTTTCCTATAATAGCACATATTCAAACCACAAATAATTTTTTACACTATGTGGTTGTTCATGATTTATATTTATTTTGA
- a CDS encoding TlpA family protein disulfide reductase, producing MKKLLIIISLFMTSILGFANVKPLDVDVTEGAKLPNFELRDFQGKYTKSKKLFGDGKPTLFIFAAEWCPYCQRELSAVQKFYEENKDNINVVVVFTRRKTNLSSTKKYVEENKFTFPVYYDSTDSLMKAFKVKTVPYNLIIKDSKIQKDLGGSKTYEELKEAFYLNY from the coding sequence ATGAAAAAATTATTGATTATTATTTCATTATTTATGACAAGTATTTTGGGATTTGCAAATGTAAAACCTCTTGATGTTGATGTAACAGAAGGTGCAAAATTACCTAATTTCGAATTAAGAGATTTTCAGGGAAAATATACAAAAAGTAAAAAACTATTTGGAGATGGAAAACCTACACTTTTTATTTTTGCTGCTGAATGGTGTCCTTATTGTCAGCGTGAACTATCTGCTGTACAAAAATTTTATGAAGAAAATAAAGATAATATAAATGTCGTAGTTGTATTCACAAGAAGAAAAACCAATTTATCATCAACTAAAAAATATGTGGAAGAAAATAAATTTACCTTCCCAGTATATTATGACTCCACAGACTCACTTATGAAAGCCTTCAAAGTAAAAACTGTTCCATACAATTTAATTATTAAGGATTCTAAAATTCAAAAAGATTTGGGTGGATCAAAAACTTATGAAGAATTGAAAGAAGCATTCTATTTGAATTATTAA
- a CDS encoding DUF488 domain-containing protein — protein MKFEIKWKRAYEKIEKADGFRILVDKLWPRGLKKENAKIDYWAKIITPSKELRQNYHKGIIDFENFSENYRKELEENSDFKEFEDVILEELKKGNVTMVYASKTPELSHIPVLKKFIEEKLGK, from the coding sequence ATGAAATTTGAAATTAAATGGAAAAGAGCTTATGAAAAAATTGAAAAAGCAGATGGCTTTAGAATATTAGTTGATAAATTGTGGCCTCGAGGGCTAAAAAAGGAAAATGCAAAAATTGATTATTGGGCAAAAATTATTACGCCATCGAAAGAATTGAGACAAAATTATCATAAAGGGATTATTGACTTTGAAAATTTTTCTGAAAATTACAGAAAAGAATTGGAAGAAAATTCGGATTTTAAGGAATTTGAGGATGTAATATTGGAAGAGTTGAAAAAGGGAAATGTGACAATGGTTTATGCAAGTAAAACTCCAGAATTGAGCCATATTCCTGTATTAAAGAAATTTATTGAGGAAAAGTTGGGAAAATAG
- a CDS encoding N-acetyltransferase — protein sequence MELRKIKSIKQIRNIYKLYQNSFPKEEKKPFGLILIGVLRGNFEVFSIEKKKTDEKNRNSYEFKGLAIALKHRDLVLLDYLAITKEARSYGYGSKTLSFLKEYYKNYRFFLEIENAEDENAKNYEERQSRKKFYLKNGFSPFPFNVELFGIEMEILGYNCSCEFSEYFELYKNQFGGIMKKKISENIFLVEK from the coding sequence TTGGAATTAAGAAAAATAAAATCAATAAAACAAATTAGAAATATTTACAAATTATATCAAAATTCATTTCCAAAAGAGGAAAAAAAGCCATTCGGATTAATATTAATCGGAGTATTAAGAGGAAATTTTGAAGTTTTTTCAATCGAGAAGAAAAAAACTGATGAGAAAAACAGAAATTCGTACGAATTTAAAGGTCTAGCAATCGCACTGAAACATAGAGACTTGGTTTTGCTAGATTATTTGGCAATAACCAAAGAAGCTAGAAGTTATGGATATGGCTCTAAAACGCTATCTTTTTTGAAGGAATATTACAAAAATTATCGTTTTTTTCTTGAGATTGAAAATGCTGAGGATGAAAATGCTAAAAATTACGAAGAGCGTCAAAGTCGAAAGAAATTTTATTTGAAAAATGGATTTTCGCCATTTCCTTTCAATGTTGAGTTATTTGGAATTGAGATGGAAATTTTAGGATACAATTGTTCTTGCGAATTTTCAGAATATTTTGAACTTTACAAAAATCAATTTGGTGGAATTATGAAAAAGAAAATTTCAGAAAATATTTTTTTGGTGGAAAAATAA
- a CDS encoding META domain-containing protein: MKKTFYLFGILTVFLFSCIGLSTKVKKRTVYNLNKTSWELSQISKKGQKLPIPEGANITINFSDGKISGFSGVNSYFGGYKIKNNSILTAETAATLMAGPEELMKIELKFFDILQNSPRINYNNTTLSLRNKNGEVWTFKKLDLSKKLKNTKWKLVEMGQTSFPEKEGEITISFAENKINGNSGINNYFGNCEIKNDSIKIGPVGSTKMAGPENLMKIEFEYLKLLQDSKTIEFNNNLLILTTNDGKVLKFEKIDDRAYHY, from the coding sequence ATGAAAAAAACATTTTATTTATTTGGAATTTTAACAGTTTTTCTGTTTAGTTGTATTGGATTAAGTACAAAAGTAAAAAAGAGAACTGTTTACAATTTGAATAAAACTTCTTGGGAATTATCACAAATTAGTAAAAAAGGTCAAAAATTGCCAATTCCAGAAGGGGCAAATATTACGATTAATTTTTCAGACGGTAAAATTAGTGGATTTTCAGGTGTGAATAGTTATTTTGGAGGATATAAAATAAAAAATAATTCAATTTTAACTGCTGAAACAGCGGCAACCTTGATGGCTGGACCAGAAGAATTAATGAAAATTGAGTTAAAATTTTTTGATATTTTGCAAAATTCTCCAAGAATAAATTATAATAACACAACTTTGAGCTTGAGAAATAAAAATGGAGAAGTTTGGACGTTTAAAAAATTAGATTTGAGTAAAAAATTAAAAAATACAAAATGGAAACTTGTCGAAATGGGACAAACTTCCTTTCCAGAAAAAGAAGGAGAAATAACAATTTCTTTTGCTGAAAACAAGATTAATGGAAATTCTGGAATAAACAACTATTTTGGAAATTGTGAAATCAAGAATGACAGCATTAAAATTGGACCAGTTGGTTCTACAAAAATGGCTGGACCAGAAAATTTAATGAAAATTGAATTTGAATATTTAAAATTATTACAAGATTCTAAAACTATAGAATTTAATAATAATCTTTTGATTTTGACTACTAATGATGGGAAAGTTTTGAAATTTGAAAAGATTGATGACAGAGCTTATCATTATTAG
- a CDS encoding DKNYY domain-containing protein, with the protein MMNLVKDVIKKGVQIMKRQFFKIFVLLFFIGNLSFTGNVSNKWKVFGNKEYDIEISKGRRRLNDEISVDDEGVYYLGIKVKNSENLVNIKQEKLKINFKNLELIKPNVKNIVEKKYFLKDGERIFAIYGTLINELKGVDYNTFKLISEDVALDKDKIYIFGIGEIIVEQGYHGPYFSMEKITGTPPAEDFKFINENLKHNKMFFENNKKLYFLSDGWLNEYRAKELKNIDKKTFKPLEYEFIKDKKSVYYYNSEIDDFVKLEGADTKTFEVIGNGYAKDRNKIYFYDIFRINKYPIKVFADKNSFTIFENMDAEGFSYAKDKDHIYCNGKILEGADYESFKTSRDERYSINKGTVKDKNHEYLKCTIKTF; encoded by the coding sequence ATGATGAATTTGGTAAAAGATGTGATTAAAAAAGGAGTGCAGATTATGAAAAGACAGTTTTTCAAAATATTTGTTTTATTATTTTTTATAGGAAATTTATCATTTACGGGGAATGTTAGTAATAAATGGAAAGTTTTTGGAAATAAAGAATATGATATAGAAATAAGCAAAGGAAGAAGAAGATTAAATGATGAAATTTCAGTAGATGATGAAGGTGTTTATTATTTAGGTATAAAAGTAAAAAATTCAGAAAATCTTGTAAATATTAAACAAGAAAAATTAAAAATAAATTTTAAAAATCTTGAATTGATTAAACCAAATGTAAAAAATATAGTAGAGAAAAAATATTTTTTGAAAGATGGGGAAAGAATATTTGCTATTTATGGAACATTAATTAATGAACTAAAAGGAGTGGATTATAATACATTTAAGTTAATATCTGAAGACGTTGCACTAGATAAGGACAAAATTTATATATTTGGAATAGGGGAAATTATTGTTGAACAAGGTTATCATGGTCCATATTTTTCTATGGAAAAAATAACAGGAACACCTCCTGCTGAAGATTTTAAATTTATAAATGAAAATTTGAAACATAACAAAATGTTTTTTGAGAATAATAAAAAATTATATTTTTTGTCTGATGGATGGCTAAATGAATATAGAGCGAAGGAATTAAAAAATATTGATAAAAAAACTTTTAAACCTTTGGAGTATGAATTTATAAAAGATAAGAAAAGTGTCTATTACTATAATTCAGAAATAGATGATTTTGTAAAATTAGAAGGTGCAGATACAAAAACATTTGAAGTTATAGGAAATGGTTATGCGAAAGATAGGAATAAAATTTATTTTTATGATATTTTTAGAATAAATAAATACCCAATTAAAGTTTTTGCAGATAAAAATTCGTTTACAATATTTGAAAATATGGATGCAGAGGGATTTTCTTACGCAAAAGATAAAGACCATATTTATTGTAATGGGAAAATATTAGAGGGTGCAGATTATGAGAGTTTTAAAACTTCAAGAGATGAGAGATATAGCATAAATAAAGGAACAGTAAAAGATAAAAATCACGAATATTTGAAATGTACAATCAAAACTTTTTAA